In one window of Paenarthrobacter nicotinovorans DNA:
- a CDS encoding DUF4229 domain-containing protein, with protein MVAFLKYSLIRLALFVPLFIIFALLQVGLLPAAIFAGLMAFAISYLFFQKQRDEATAAMRERFSGRAKPIRTAGEVEDAEAEDSLVEKNPDIAVNNDKRPGAA; from the coding sequence ATGGTGGCTTTCCTGAAGTATTCCCTCATCCGCCTGGCGCTGTTCGTGCCGTTGTTCATCATCTTCGCCCTTTTGCAGGTGGGTCTGCTGCCTGCGGCCATCTTCGCAGGGCTCATGGCCTTCGCCATCAGCTACCTGTTCTTCCAGAAGCAGCGCGACGAAGCCACGGCGGCGATGCGCGAGCGTTTCTCCGGGCGCGCCAAGCCCATCCGCACCGCCGGCGAGGTTGAAGACGCCGAAGCTGAGGACAGCCTGGTGGAGAAGAACCCGGACATTGCCGTCAATAACGACAAGCGCCCCGGCGCGGCCTAA
- a CDS encoding dynamin family protein, translated as MIESGIAGAAELLRQAREVFQGDPAALAVLDDLDQRLAGPLRIAVAGMVKAGKSTLLNAIIGEEIAPTDAGECTKIVTWYRYGHAPRITLHPLAGGPQALPVHREDGRLVFSLGEFQAEDVEKLVVDWPAASLRDLTLIDTPGIASLSKDVSGRSTAFLLPEDAPTAADAVIYLMRHLHASDVRFLESFKDTAAGKSGTVNALAVLSRADEIGAGRIDSLISAAVIADRYSRDENLKPLALGVVPVAGLLAQSSRTMRQGDVDALMLLARMDRNQRERMMLSVDRFVRAAGPEGVEPGLKASLVQRFGLFGIRLAVALIRGGITNPTELAHELARRSGLGRLLDTVASLFQTRADALKARAAVVGLESLLSGSQPGQSAVLEPALEELLAGAHEFRELKLLGSLRTGGVVLPPGQAEDAERLVGGRGNLPFQRLGLPPDADAEEIARETRRALDRWRQIAENPLLVEPSAVEACRVVLRSCEGILAAMPAAR; from the coding sequence ATGATCGAATCGGGAATCGCCGGCGCAGCGGAGCTGCTCCGGCAAGCGCGGGAGGTCTTCCAGGGGGACCCGGCTGCCCTGGCTGTCCTGGACGACCTCGACCAACGCCTTGCCGGGCCGTTGCGCATTGCGGTGGCCGGAATGGTCAAAGCCGGAAAGTCCACCCTTCTCAATGCCATCATCGGCGAGGAGATCGCTCCTACCGACGCCGGTGAGTGCACGAAGATCGTCACGTGGTACCGCTACGGGCACGCTCCCCGTATCACCCTGCACCCCTTGGCAGGCGGGCCGCAGGCGCTGCCAGTGCACCGTGAAGATGGCCGCTTGGTGTTTTCATTGGGGGAATTCCAGGCGGAGGACGTGGAAAAGCTCGTGGTTGATTGGCCGGCAGCCAGCCTCCGGGATCTCACCTTGATCGACACTCCGGGCATCGCTTCCTTGTCCAAGGATGTATCCGGGAGGTCCACGGCCTTCCTGCTTCCCGAAGACGCTCCCACCGCTGCGGACGCCGTTATCTACCTGATGCGTCATTTGCACGCCTCGGATGTCCGGTTCCTCGAATCCTTCAAGGACACCGCCGCCGGGAAGTCCGGGACGGTCAATGCCCTCGCTGTCCTGTCACGCGCGGATGAGATAGGTGCCGGCAGGATAGATTCGCTCATTTCCGCTGCCGTGATTGCCGACAGATACAGCCGGGACGAAAACCTCAAACCGCTCGCGCTGGGAGTGGTACCCGTGGCGGGACTGCTGGCGCAGAGCTCCAGGACCATGCGCCAGGGCGACGTGGACGCCCTCATGCTCCTGGCGCGCATGGACCGGAACCAGCGCGAAAGGATGATGCTTTCTGTTGACCGCTTTGTCCGCGCGGCCGGACCGGAAGGCGTGGAGCCCGGCCTGAAGGCTTCCCTGGTTCAACGGTTCGGGCTGTTCGGGATCCGGCTGGCAGTGGCCCTGATCCGGGGCGGAATCACCAACCCGACGGAACTGGCGCACGAACTCGCGCGACGCAGCGGACTCGGCCGCCTGCTGGACACAGTGGCCTCCTTGTTCCAAACGCGGGCCGACGCACTCAAGGCGCGTGCCGCCGTCGTGGGTTTGGAGTCACTGCTGAGCGGCTCCCAACCCGGCCAGTCAGCAGTCCTCGAACCGGCGCTGGAGGAGTTGCTTGCCGGCGCGCACGAATTCCGCGAACTCAAGCTCCTGGGCTCGCTGCGGACAGGTGGTGTGGTCCTGCCACCCGGGCAGGCAGAGGACGCGGAACGACTGGTGGGCGGCCGCGGCAACCTTCCGTTCCAGAGGCTGGGACTTCCCCCGGACGCGGACGCGGAGGAGATCGCGCGCGAAACCCGCAGGGCCCTTGACCGTTGGCGGCAGATCGCGGAAAACCCGTTGTTGGTCGAGCCTTCGGCGGTGGAAGCCTGCCGGGTTGTCCTGCGCAGTTGCGAAGGTATCCTGGCGGCTATGCCCGCCGCCCGCTGA
- a CDS encoding IniB N-terminal domain-containing protein, giving the protein MPTLAQQLVQFLMSLFNDPDAAEDFVRDPEAALAAAGLRDVSSADVDAVRPVVLDYAPINARSSFDREYNTGGNHATTGGGRPEHDGGGWSGGGRPEHDDDHGGGGGGAGGGWDGGHDGHDHDHDDDHGGGGGGAGGGWDGGHDGHDHDHDDDHGGGGGGAGGGWGGGHDDHAHAVQQLVHVVNNYSYTTTIDDRDTITDQSVNQNIWANGDVSQMFNQDAVIASGDGAIAAGDDVTNSGNTTTTTTTTNNDDHTVDNSVNVNTSGNNNDVSVGNDYSDHSVTKDSYNTDDSYNTEDSYNTDVDVDVEIEDSFNEDNSNHTTNTTNTTNTTTTTNTTNTATDSFNDNSTDVDVDLEDVQVVNDSVVVQDNELDLEYSPDYSTNVEVDDVNVINDSIVVADNELTYTEDNSTTVGDVDVDYTNVEDNVVVADNELDVEYNDIDDSVVVAKNDVDID; this is encoded by the coding sequence ATGCCAACACTCGCACAACAGCTCGTGCAGTTCCTGATGAGCCTGTTCAACGATCCTGACGCCGCAGAAGACTTTGTACGCGATCCCGAAGCGGCCCTCGCCGCTGCGGGCCTGCGGGATGTCTCCTCCGCAGATGTCGACGCCGTCCGCCCCGTGGTCCTCGACTACGCACCGATCAATGCCCGGTCGTCCTTCGACCGTGAATACAACACCGGAGGAAACCACGCGACGACCGGCGGCGGACGGCCCGAGCACGATGGCGGCGGCTGGAGTGGCGGCGGACGCCCGGAACACGATGACGATCACGGCGGCGGCGGTGGCGGTGCCGGCGGTGGTTGGGATGGCGGGCATGACGGTCATGACCACGACCACGACGACGATCACGGCGGCGGCGGTGGCGGTGCCGGCGGTGGTTGGGATGGCGGGCATGACGGTCATGACCACGACCACGACGACGATCACGGCGGCGGCGGTGGCGGTGCCGGCGGTGGTTGGGGCGGCGGGCACGACGACCATGCACATGCGGTCCAGCAACTCGTCCACGTGGTGAACAACTACTCCTACACCACCACCATTGATGACCGCGACACGATCACGGACCAGTCGGTGAACCAGAACATCTGGGCCAACGGAGATGTCTCCCAGATGTTCAACCAGGACGCAGTGATCGCCTCCGGTGATGGTGCCATTGCCGCCGGCGACGATGTCACGAATTCCGGAAACACCACGACCACAACCACCACCACGAACAACGATGACCACACCGTGGACAACTCGGTCAACGTCAACACCAGCGGCAACAACAACGATGTCTCGGTGGGCAACGACTACTCGGATCATTCGGTGACCAAGGACTCGTACAACACGGACGATTCCTACAACACAGAGGATTCGTACAATACCGATGTTGATGTGGATGTGGAGATCGAGGATTCGTTCAACGAGGACAACTCCAACCACACAACGAATACCACCAACACAACGAACACGACCACCACAACCAACACCACCAACACGGCCACGGACTCGTTCAACGACAACTCCACGGACGTGGATGTCGATCTGGAGGACGTACAAGTGGTGAACGATTCCGTGGTGGTCCAGGACAACGAACTGGACCTGGAATACTCGCCGGACTACTCCACCAACGTGGAAGTGGACGACGTCAACGTCATCAATGATTCCATCGTTGTGGCCGACAACGAGTTGACCTACACCGAGGACAATTCCACCACCGTAGGCGACGTCGACGTTGACTACACCAACGTCGAGGACAACGTTGTTGTGGCGGATAACGAACTCGATGTCGAGTACAACGACATTGATGATTCGGTGGTGGTTGCCAAGAACGACGTCGACATCGACTGA
- a CDS encoding 1,4-dihydroxy-2-naphthoate polyprenyltransferase, with translation MATAAQWIQGARLRTLPAAIAPVLIGSAAAYELHAFRLPNAILAALVALLLQIGVNYANDYSDGIRGTDEDRVGPLRLVGSGAAKPEQVKWAAFALFGAAMLCGLILVIITQTWWLILVGIGCVLAAWGYTGGKNPYGYMGLGDVFVFVFFGLVATLGTTYTQAGQVSLAAVIGAIGTGLIACALLMANNVRDIPTDTAAGKRTLAVRLGDRHARESYVLMLAVSILLVIVLAPTKPWMLIVLLLIPACLMPAWLMVNGKKRKSLIPVLKQTGLINLGYSLLFSLGLILSRGF, from the coding sequence GTGGCGACAGCTGCACAATGGATCCAAGGAGCCCGGCTCCGCACCCTGCCCGCGGCAATAGCGCCGGTCCTGATCGGTTCGGCAGCGGCGTACGAGCTCCATGCTTTCCGGCTGCCGAACGCGATCCTCGCGGCGCTTGTCGCGCTTCTGCTGCAGATCGGCGTCAACTACGCCAACGACTACTCCGACGGCATCCGCGGAACCGATGAGGACCGGGTCGGCCCGCTGCGCTTGGTGGGTTCCGGCGCAGCGAAGCCGGAACAGGTGAAGTGGGCGGCCTTCGCCCTTTTCGGCGCTGCCATGCTGTGCGGCCTCATCCTGGTGATCATTACCCAAACGTGGTGGCTCATCCTGGTGGGCATCGGTTGCGTCCTGGCAGCGTGGGGTTACACGGGCGGCAAGAACCCCTACGGCTACATGGGCCTGGGTGATGTATTCGTGTTTGTGTTCTTCGGACTGGTGGCCACCCTGGGTACCACCTACACGCAGGCCGGCCAGGTGAGCCTGGCCGCAGTCATCGGCGCAATAGGTACCGGCCTCATCGCCTGCGCCTTGCTCATGGCCAACAACGTACGGGACATCCCCACGGATACCGCGGCCGGGAAGCGGACCTTGGCAGTCCGCCTGGGTGACCGTCATGCCCGCGAAAGCTACGTGCTGATGCTGGCCGTGTCCATCCTGCTGGTGATCGTCCTGGCGCCCACGAAGCCCTGGATGTTGATCGTGCTCCTGCTGATCCCCGCCTGCCTCATGCCTGCATGGCTGATGGTCAACGGCAAGAAGCGCAAGAGCCTCATCCCGGTGCTCAAGCAGACCGGCCTGATCAACCTCGGCTACAGCCTGTTGTTCTCGCTCGGGCTCATTCTGAGCCGCGGCTTCTAG
- a CDS encoding 1,4-dihydroxy-2-naphthoyl-CoA synthase has translation MNNDLPAKVSDIFDPSRWRTVSGFDDFKDMTYHRQVERSADGTVKDLPTVRIAFNRPEVRNAFRPGTVDELYRAMDHARMTPDVATVLLTGNGPSEKDGGHSFCSGGDQRIRGRDGYRYAVEDAPGDSAEFIDPARAGRLHILEVQRLMRTMPKVVIAVVNGWAAGGGHSLHVVSDLTIASRQHGKFKQTDATVGSFDAGYGSALLARQIGQKAAREIFFLAREYSAEDMVRMGAVNEAVDHERLEEVALEYAADIARQSPQAIRMLKFAFNLADDGLAGQQVFAGEATRLAYMTDEAVEGKEAFLQKRDPDWSSFPYYF, from the coding sequence GTGAACAACGATCTCCCTGCCAAGGTTTCCGACATCTTTGACCCCTCGCGCTGGCGCACGGTTTCGGGTTTCGACGACTTCAAGGACATGACTTACCACCGGCAGGTCGAACGGTCCGCGGACGGCACGGTCAAGGATCTCCCCACAGTCCGTATCGCGTTCAACCGTCCCGAGGTCCGCAACGCCTTCCGTCCCGGCACCGTCGATGAGCTCTACCGGGCCATGGACCACGCCCGGATGACTCCGGACGTCGCCACCGTGCTGCTCACCGGCAACGGGCCGTCCGAAAAGGACGGCGGACATTCGTTCTGTTCCGGTGGCGACCAGCGGATCCGTGGCCGCGACGGATACAGGTACGCAGTAGAAGACGCCCCAGGAGACTCTGCTGAATTTATAGACCCCGCCCGTGCAGGCCGCCTCCACATCCTGGAAGTCCAGCGGCTCATGCGGACCATGCCCAAGGTGGTCATCGCCGTCGTCAACGGCTGGGCGGCCGGCGGCGGGCACTCCCTGCACGTGGTCAGCGACCTCACCATCGCCTCCCGCCAACACGGCAAGTTCAAGCAGACGGACGCCACGGTAGGAAGTTTCGACGCCGGATACGGCTCTGCGCTGCTGGCGCGCCAGATCGGGCAGAAAGCCGCGCGGGAAATCTTCTTCCTCGCCCGCGAATACTCCGCCGAGGACATGGTCCGGATGGGTGCCGTCAACGAGGCCGTGGACCACGAACGCCTCGAAGAAGTCGCCCTCGAGTACGCCGCCGACATCGCCCGGCAATCCCCGCAGGCCATCCGCATGCTCAAATTCGCGTTCAACCTGGCCGACGACGGACTGGCCGGGCAGCAGGTCTTCGCGGGCGAAGCCACCCGCCTGGCGTACATGACGGACGAGGCTGTGGAAGGCAAGGAAGCGTTCCTCCAAAAGCGGGATCCCGACTGGTCCAGCTTCCCCTACTACTTCTAG
- a CDS encoding dynamin family protein translates to MAETVRMTTLVEHGIALAGERNDLRRRLDNTLRRLQDPNVRVIVVGEFKQGKSQLINALVNAPVCPVDDDIATTVPTLVRQGDPASAVVLVPAADPPGPDSFTDIDGGESRLERKPVPLAELSDFVSEKGNPGNARNIVAAEVALPRKLLSGGLCIVDSPGVGGLGSSHTLTTLTALPSAHAMLFVSDASQEYTEPEMRFLRQAMRVSPNVACVLSKTDLYPAWRQIAELDKGHLADVGPDIPLFPVSSEVRLEAARLQDAELNNESGFPELVSYLRNAIVAEAALIQRRSVGNDLVSVTGNLMLALRSELGALENPEDTPQMIAGLKAAKDDADALRKKSARWQTTLNDGIGDLIADMEYDLKDRLRRIQREAEAAIDQGDPGPAWEQFAKWLEQSVAAAVSDTFVWTSERAQWLAGQVAEHFSEDEVALPALHVADTGGVLDPVAEIQDMEDGRMGPVQKVLIGMRGSYGGVLMFGLLTGLFGLALINPLSVGAGLMLGRKAYREEQEARLKRRQAEAKLLVRKQVDDVVFQVGKQLKDRLRLVQRATRDHFTDIAEEHHRSLTESVAAAQKAAATYAAERDLRIKEIKNQLKAVETLHAVARQLQEEGAGGQHAVPASSAVPAG, encoded by the coding sequence GTGGCGGAAACAGTACGCATGACCACCCTTGTGGAGCACGGGATAGCACTGGCAGGTGAGCGGAACGACCTCAGGCGGCGCTTGGACAACACGCTCCGACGCCTGCAGGACCCCAACGTCAGGGTGATTGTGGTGGGCGAGTTCAAACAAGGGAAGAGCCAGCTCATCAACGCTTTGGTCAACGCTCCTGTGTGCCCGGTGGATGACGACATCGCCACCACCGTTCCCACGCTGGTAAGGCAAGGTGATCCGGCGTCGGCGGTTGTCCTTGTCCCCGCGGCCGATCCCCCAGGGCCGGACAGCTTTACGGACATCGACGGCGGTGAATCGCGCCTTGAGCGCAAGCCCGTGCCGTTGGCCGAATTGTCCGACTTCGTCTCCGAGAAGGGCAACCCGGGAAATGCCCGGAACATCGTTGCAGCGGAGGTGGCCCTTCCCAGGAAGCTCCTGTCAGGCGGGCTCTGCATTGTGGATTCCCCGGGAGTGGGAGGACTTGGCTCAAGCCACACCCTGACCACGCTCACGGCATTGCCCTCGGCACATGCCATGCTGTTTGTCTCCGATGCGTCCCAGGAGTACACAGAACCGGAAATGCGCTTCCTCCGGCAAGCCATGCGCGTGAGTCCCAACGTAGCCTGCGTGCTGTCCAAAACAGACCTCTATCCGGCATGGCGCCAGATCGCTGAGCTGGACAAGGGCCACCTGGCCGACGTCGGGCCGGACATCCCCCTGTTTCCTGTCTCTTCGGAGGTGCGGCTCGAGGCCGCGAGGCTCCAGGACGCCGAATTGAACAACGAATCCGGATTCCCGGAGCTGGTCTCCTACCTGCGAAACGCCATTGTTGCTGAGGCGGCTCTCATCCAGCGCCGGTCCGTAGGCAACGACCTCGTGTCGGTTACGGGGAACCTCATGCTGGCGTTGCGGTCGGAACTTGGGGCCTTGGAAAATCCCGAAGACACACCGCAGATGATCGCGGGCCTGAAAGCGGCCAAGGACGATGCCGACGCGCTCCGGAAGAAGTCCGCCCGATGGCAGACCACCCTGAATGACGGCATTGGCGATCTCATCGCGGACATGGAATATGACCTCAAGGACCGTCTTCGGCGAATACAACGCGAAGCCGAGGCGGCCATTGACCAGGGCGATCCCGGTCCCGCGTGGGAACAGTTCGCCAAGTGGCTTGAACAAAGCGTTGCCGCCGCCGTGTCCGACACTTTCGTGTGGACCAGCGAGCGGGCACAGTGGCTGGCCGGACAGGTGGCAGAGCATTTTTCCGAAGACGAAGTGGCTTTGCCTGCCCTCCACGTTGCCGACACCGGCGGAGTGCTTGACCCCGTGGCAGAAATCCAGGACATGGAAGATGGCCGTATGGGACCTGTGCAGAAGGTTCTGATCGGCATGCGCGGGTCCTACGGCGGGGTGCTGATGTTTGGCCTCTTGACGGGTTTGTTTGGCTTGGCCCTGATCAACCCGCTGTCTGTGGGGGCCGGGCTCATGCTGGGCCGGAAAGCGTATCGGGAGGAGCAGGAAGCACGGCTGAAACGTCGGCAGGCAGAGGCCAAACTCCTGGTGCGGAAGCAGGTGGACGACGTCGTGTTCCAGGTGGGCAAGCAACTCAAGGACCGGTTGCGGCTGGTTCAGCGGGCCACCCGGGATCACTTCACGGACATCGCAGAGGAACACCACCGTTCCCTCACCGAATCCGTGGCTGCGGCGCAGAAGGCGGCAGCCACCTATGCTGCCGAGCGGGACCTGCGGATCAAGGAGATCAAGAACCAGCTCAAAGCCGTGGAAACCTTGCACGCGGTTGCCCGGCAACTTCAGGAAGAAGGGGCCGGAGGACAGCACGCCGTTCCGGCGTCGTCCGCGGTTCCGGCGGGATGA
- a CDS encoding AMP-binding protein: MNVDPVLKALMAALHGEGPAVEIVLDENGEPRAVPVETGVEDAAVVVRTSGSTGTPKATVLTVDALAASSVATAMALRGEGQWLLALPLQYVAGVQVLVRSLYAGTRPWVMDQTNGFTPEAFTAAAEELTDKIRFTSLVPTQLQRLLDSTAPETLAVLRRFNAILLGGAPASPDLLAAAQAAGLKVVTTYGSAETCGGCVYDGEPLDGVEIRIGDGDLEGRVLLGGDTVAAGYLDAARASKAAFFEEDGTRWYVTGDLGELSPEGKLTVLGRADDVIITGGVKASATYIQSKLEELDGVTAAFVAGVPSREWGQAVAAYVAVEDPSPDGIKGFTARREAALGVLAPKTVLADKELLMLPNGKPDRLAMIEQLSNLHQGQ, translated from the coding sequence GTGAACGTCGATCCTGTCCTCAAAGCCCTGATGGCTGCCCTCCACGGTGAGGGTCCCGCCGTCGAAATCGTCTTGGATGAAAACGGCGAACCCCGGGCGGTGCCGGTGGAGACCGGCGTCGAGGATGCCGCAGTGGTGGTCCGCACCTCCGGTTCCACGGGAACACCCAAGGCAACTGTCCTGACCGTCGATGCCCTCGCGGCGTCGTCGGTGGCGACCGCCATGGCACTGCGCGGCGAAGGCCAGTGGCTGCTCGCGCTGCCCCTGCAGTACGTGGCCGGCGTGCAGGTGCTGGTCCGCTCCCTTTATGCGGGAACCCGGCCGTGGGTGATGGACCAGACCAACGGCTTCACTCCGGAGGCCTTCACCGCCGCAGCCGAGGAACTGACGGACAAGATCCGGTTCACCTCCCTGGTGCCGACGCAGCTGCAACGGCTCCTGGACTCCACCGCGCCCGAAACCCTCGCCGTACTGCGCCGCTTCAACGCCATCCTGCTGGGCGGCGCACCGGCGTCGCCCGACCTCCTGGCAGCCGCCCAGGCCGCGGGCCTGAAGGTGGTCACCACCTACGGTTCCGCCGAAACGTGCGGCGGGTGCGTGTACGACGGCGAGCCGCTGGACGGCGTCGAAATCCGGATCGGCGACGGCGACCTGGAAGGCCGGGTCCTGCTGGGCGGCGACACGGTGGCCGCGGGTTACCTGGATGCTGCCCGCGCGTCAAAGGCTGCGTTCTTCGAAGAGGACGGTACGCGCTGGTACGTCACCGGCGACCTTGGTGAACTGTCCCCGGAAGGCAAACTCACCGTGCTGGGACGCGCCGACGACGTCATCATCACCGGGGGCGTCAAGGCCTCCGCCACGTATATCCAGAGCAAGCTGGAAGAGCTCGACGGCGTCACCGCGGCTTTCGTCGCAGGCGTCCCCTCGCGGGAATGGGGCCAGGCTGTTGCGGCCTACGTGGCCGTCGAGGATCCCAGCCCTGACGGAATCAAGGGTTTCACGGCCCGGCGGGAAGCCGCCCTGGGCGTCCTGGCCCCGAAAACAGTGTTGGCCGACAAGGAATTGCTGATGCTGCCGAACGGAAAACCGGACAGGCTGGCCATGATTGAACAGCTTTCCAATCTGCATCAGGGACAATAG
- a CDS encoding PLD nuclease N-terminal domain-containing protein, translated as MLRVIGVVVVLVVFVYALVDVIRTDRHQTRGISKTAWIIVMIVLPLLGAVLWFIFGRPYNKPTATPVRRHPTAPDDDPEFLRNLETRRRNQAEEDRLKKLKADLEAKERKLRDTSSGTDDAHRGEPDTHDTDELK; from the coding sequence ATGCTCCGCGTTATAGGCGTCGTCGTCGTTCTTGTTGTCTTCGTCTATGCCCTGGTGGATGTCATACGCACTGACCGGCACCAGACCCGCGGCATTTCGAAGACCGCGTGGATCATCGTGATGATCGTCCTGCCGTTGCTGGGTGCCGTTCTGTGGTTCATTTTCGGCCGTCCCTACAACAAGCCCACGGCCACCCCCGTAAGGCGCCACCCCACCGCACCGGACGACGACCCCGAGTTCCTCCGCAACCTGGAGACCCGCCGTCGCAACCAAGCCGAAGAGGACCGCCTGAAGAAGCTCAAGGCGGATCTCGAAGCCAAGGAACGCAAACTCCGGGACACGTCATCAGGCACGGACGATGCCCACCGCGGTGAGCCGGATACGCATGATACCGACGAGCTGAAGTAG
- a CDS encoding VOC family protein, with product MTLNIQVAVDCRKPHELADWWAETLEWTVEPQDEAFIRSMIEQGFATEDQTITHNGKLVWAEGCAIVPAEDTDPKTGRRILFQTDPNPKTVKNRVHWDVRLDGRDKDVVRKELEARGAKHLWTARQGPQEWHTMADPEGNEFCIS from the coding sequence ATGACACTCAACATCCAGGTAGCCGTCGACTGCAGGAAGCCCCACGAACTCGCCGATTGGTGGGCCGAGACCCTCGAATGGACCGTGGAACCCCAGGACGAGGCGTTCATCCGGTCCATGATCGAGCAGGGATTCGCCACCGAAGACCAGACCATCACCCACAACGGCAAACTCGTCTGGGCCGAAGGCTGTGCGATCGTGCCCGCCGAAGACACCGATCCCAAAACAGGCCGCCGTATCCTCTTCCAGACCGATCCCAACCCCAAGACCGTCAAGAACCGGGTGCACTGGGACGTCCGCCTGGACGGCCGGGACAAGGACGTCGTGCGCAAGGAGCTGGAAGCCCGCGGCGCCAAACACCTCTGGACCGCCCGCCAGGGACCCCAGGAATGGCACACCATGGCCGACCCCGAAGGCAACGAGTTCTGCATCAGCTAA